Below is a window of Acidimicrobiia bacterium DNA.
CCGATCGGTGTGTTCGATGGTGCTCACATCGATGGGCGGAAGGAACTTCAGTTTCCATTTGATCGGTAATGGAATTGGGTTCAGCCATACGGCCATTTCCTCGACCCGCTGTTCGGGAAAGACCAAACGGATAAGTTGGGCCAGTCGCTTCGAAGTGAAAAGTACCGGATGGACCTCTTCGCCACCGATGATGGCGACGGGAATGATTTTGGCGCCGGTTTGGAACGCCAGATCGACGAACCCGCCCCGTCCGAACCGTTGCGTTTGGTATGCCTGCTCTTGTGGTTTCTGGAACCCGGCGACTCCCTCGGGGAAGACTCCCAGCAGGTGGCCGTGGTCGAGGACCCACCGGGCATCGTCCCGGGCTGCGTAGGCCGAGCCGCTCTTGCGGTAAAGATGGGAGACGAAAGGCAACATGTTGAAGATCTCAGTTCCGATCAGCCGCACTCTGCGTGGAACCGCTGCCTCGTTGGCTACCGCCGCCGCCAGCATGGCGCCGTCGTAGGGAAGGGCAGCACCAGCATGATTGGCGACGAGGATGCCTGCTCCTTCCGACGGGATATGTTCGATACCTTCCACCTCGACCCGGAAGTAGTCGAAGTACAGGAAGTTGATCAGGTGCCAGACCATGTCGGCAATGACCGGGTCGAGCCCGAGCGGATCTACGTCATAGGTGGCAAGTGCGAGTTGCCGCATGAGGGCCGGCCATGTATCGAAACCGAGCTTGCCTGCCACGGGGATGGCGAGATCGGAGACGTCATAGCCGCCATGAAGGCCACACAGGTCCGACCCGGCACCAACCGGAAGGCCACAAGGGTGGTTGCCGCTCACTGAGCTGCACCGGTTCTGCCTTGGGGCAGGACCGGCCCGCGGCGGACCCGCCACATCAGCACTGAGATGGGCG
It encodes the following:
- a CDS encoding acyltransferase family protein translates to MTSRLATMLDGLSKEELSGLAKAAQLPGRSSMTKAQLKAALLAHLSADVAGPPRAGPAPRQNRCSSVSGNHPCGLPVGAGSDLCGLHGGYDVSDLAIPVAGKLGFDTWPALMRQLALATYDVDPLGLDPVIADMVWHLINFLYFDYFRVEVEGIEHIPSEGAGILVANHAGAALPYDGAMLAAAVANEAAVPRRVRLIGTEIFNMLPFVSHLYRKSGSAYAARDDARWVLDHGHLLGVFPEGVAGFQKPQEQAYQTQRFGRGGFVDLAFQTGAKIIPVAIIGGEEVHPVLFTSKRLAQLIRLVFPEQRVEEMAVWLNPIPLPIKWKLKFLPPIDVSTIEHTDRLAVLELSESVRSQIQFALNAMLAKRDSLF